A single window of Rhizobium sp. NLR16a DNA harbors:
- a CDS encoding amino acid ABC transporter permease, translating to MITFTLWDILRNLLLATRWTILLSLVSFVGGSLVGLGLLFLRISRCKAGRAFAKYYIELFQGTPLLMQLFIAFFGLGLFGIDVPAWLAAGLALILWSAAFLTEIWRGCVEAVAKGQWEASASLGMGRLQQMRYVILPQALRIAIPPTVGFSVQIIKGTALTSIIGFVELSKAGTVVTNATFQPFTVYGLVALIYFALCWPLSKSSQILERKLNVAHRNH from the coding sequence ATGATCACGTTCACGCTCTGGGACATTCTGCGCAACCTGCTGCTTGCCACCCGCTGGACGATCCTCCTTTCGCTCGTCTCGTTCGTCGGCGGCAGCCTGGTCGGCCTGGGCCTGCTGTTCCTGCGCATCAGCAGGTGCAAGGCCGGCCGGGCGTTTGCGAAATATTATATCGAGCTCTTCCAGGGTACGCCGCTGCTGATGCAGCTCTTCATCGCCTTTTTCGGTCTCGGCCTCTTCGGAATAGACGTGCCGGCCTGGCTTGCGGCGGGATTGGCGCTGATCCTATGGAGCGCCGCCTTTCTCACCGAGATCTGGCGGGGCTGCGTCGAAGCGGTTGCGAAGGGGCAATGGGAAGCCTCCGCCAGCCTCGGCATGGGCCGTCTGCAGCAGATGCGCTACGTCATTCTTCCACAGGCGCTGAGGATCGCCATACCGCCGACCGTCGGTTTCTCCGTTCAGATCATCAAGGGCACGGCGCTGACCTCGATCATCGGCTTCGTCGAATTGTCGAAGGCCGGCACCGTGGTCACCAACGCCACCTTCCAGCCCTTCACCGTCTATGGGCTCGTGGCGCTCATCTATTTCGCCCTTTGCTGGCCCTTGTCGAAAAGCAGCCAGATCCTGGAGAGAAAACTCAATGTCGCTCATCGAAATCACTGA
- a CDS encoding amino acid ABC transporter ATP-binding protein, with protein MSLIEITDVRKSYGSNEVLKGINLNVEPGEVIAIIGKSGSGKSTLLRCINGLETITDGSISVAGAQLLDDEVHLKALRLKVGMIFQQFNLFPHLTAGGNVMLSQTVVKKTPKAEAEATARRMLERVGLGHRFDAYPDELSGGQQQRVAIARALAMQPTALLCDEITSALDPELVAEVLAVVRELAAEGMTLLMVTHEMRFARDVCSRVVFMHQGRVHEAGRPEDVFADPQTAELRHFLGVS; from the coding sequence ATGTCGCTCATCGAAATCACTGACGTCCGCAAGAGCTACGGATCCAACGAGGTGCTGAAAGGCATCAATCTGAATGTCGAGCCTGGCGAGGTCATTGCCATTATCGGCAAGAGCGGCTCGGGCAAATCGACCCTGCTTCGCTGCATCAATGGCCTGGAGACCATCACCGACGGTTCCATCTCCGTGGCCGGCGCACAGCTTCTCGATGACGAAGTTCATCTGAAGGCGCTGCGTCTGAAGGTCGGCATGATCTTTCAGCAATTCAATCTTTTCCCGCATCTGACTGCCGGCGGCAACGTCATGCTGTCGCAGACGGTGGTCAAAAAGACACCCAAGGCCGAAGCGGAAGCGACCGCCCGCAGGATGCTGGAGCGGGTAGGTCTGGGCCACAGGTTCGATGCCTATCCGGACGAGCTCTCGGGCGGACAACAGCAGCGCGTCGCCATCGCCCGCGCGCTCGCCATGCAGCCGACCGCCCTTCTTTGCGACGAGATCACATCGGCGCTCGATCCGGAACTGGTCGCCGAAGTTCTGGCCGTCGTGCGCGAACTTGCCGCCGAGGGAATGACGCTGCTGATGGTCACGCACGAGATGCGGTTCGCCCGCGACGTCTGCAGCCGCGTCGTCTTCATGCATCAGGGCCGTGTCCATGAAGCCGGTCGGCCGGAGGATGTCTTCGCCGATCCGCAAACTGCCGAGCTCAGGCACTTTCTCGGTGTCAGCTAG